A region of Vespula vulgaris chromosome 1, iyVesVulg1.1, whole genome shotgun sequence DNA encodes the following proteins:
- the LOC127066761 gene encoding THO complex subunit 2 isoform X7, translating into MAGKVWNSEIWKTWDKHGKNDFLKLIKHLFKEGNAAEWRRGLYELISNGIHGNIKKDNVIATLSEVTNIDWAIPSAIVDIFTLIDAEVHTEDRNNFYYIVKESEKVLTDRIIKERLEIETLQDVGTLKNRSFQTKFIKVKTKLYYKQRKFNLFREESEGYSKLIVELNQERPESEVASTLEIVKSLIGYFNLDPNRVLDILLETFENRSEADAFFIPLIRSYMSDQQVLCEVLGFKYSSTINATPFSLQKLTALMLQHSVIQLDDMLPWLVPDDETIIKEHEQAMKQAKEYVRKLSIISTKDKEEVPEEKENPQAKYASNQKFGLCEALLEIGAWEVTQALFSRLPEHCFTDQRPIALALCKMIQALIEPVYRKYCIISPKLQGRKIPPLKNSLAPKPICSLEEIHDQLLPMLIVLGPNLHHDPILLYKVMRLCHAAIKQCPLDANKQPVDKNSTLYYDVLTILDVALLPSLSFMDCNCCVAEELWNILKYYPYQNRYCLYARWKNDTPLQHAALLRKRADAQKKIKSIMKRVSKETIKPVGRSIGKLTHSSPGVLFDYVLIQIQLYDNLIGPVVDSLKYLTNISYDVLGYCLVEALAGADRDRFKHDGTSISLWLQSLASFCGAIFKKYNIELTGLLQYVANQLKAQKSLDLLILKEIVQKMAGIEAAEEMTADQLDAMAGGDLLKNEAGYFSQVRNTKKSSQRLKEALAEHDLAVALCLLMAQQKHCVVYRETDKSHLKLVGKLYDQCQDTLVQFGTFLGSTMTVDEYVERLPSIHSMLQDNHIHADVAFFLARPMFAHAINIKYDALRKADPNYKKMSSAIKQAKYAEAAQAVMAPVAQSVRPLHPLKVWEDISPQFLVTFWSLSMYDLYVPVESYQREINKLKQLAIQAADSKDMNASKGKKEQERYTTLIEKLQDEKRKQEEHVEKVFAYLRQEKDSWFLSRSAKSAKNETITQFLQLCLFPRCTFTTVDAMYCAKFVHTIHSLKTANFSTLLCYDRLFCDITYSVTSCTENEANRYGRFLCAMLETVMRWHSERAIFDKECSNYPGFVTKFRVSNQFSEANDMVGFENYRHVCHKWHYKITKAIVVCLDSKDYVQIRNSLIILIKILPHFPVLSKLSQILERKVDKVKEEERGQRQDLHILATSYSGQLKARTPCMIRESDFHHVGDKAGKTQDTSNNDTVEKVSNGITSKEISNGDTRTEKENKDQREKRTVNQAHHESSEKLRKKEESKDGTDGKEKHTKKEESKEDDGIDKKDRKYYKEEHYYSGGVDNLDRDLSSVSNSSASSGPTPDGTDRDAKRRKLESIPKEGRRTEGTLEKKERSSKTKIRDEQKELRREKKLGRKRDRAEESAVTIEQKRRKDDERAKGVHQNGDVAEHREKHHYSKEKSPYTKERTHEREGRENRDKHRRSSDPKRR; encoded by the exons CCTCAAGCTAATCAAGCACTTATTTAAGGAAGGCAACGCAGCAG AATGGAGAAGAGGATTGtacgaattaatttcaaatggaATCcatggaaatataaaaaaggataatgTTATTGCTACATTGAGCGAAGTTACT aatATTGATTGGGCAATACCATCGGCAATAGTAGATATATTTACTCTAATCGATGCTGAAGTTCACACTGAAgacagaaataatttttattacattgtaAAAGAATCTGAGAAG GTATTAACAGacagaataataaaagaacgtTTAGAAATTGAAACATTACAAGATGTAGGAACATTAAAAAATAGGAgttttcaaacaaaatttattaaagtgAAAACGAAATTATA TTACAAACaacgaaaatttaatttatttcgagaAGAAAGCGAAGGCTATTCAAAACTTATTGTAGAATTAAATCAAGAACGTCCAGAAAGTGAAGTAGCATCAACATTAGAAATTGTGAAATCTCTGATTG GATATTTCAACCTTGATCCTAATCGTGTACTTGACATTTtattagaaacttttgaaaatCGATCAGAAGCTGATGCATTTTTTATACCTTTAATTCGTTCATATATGAGCGACCAGCAAGTACTTTGTGAAGTTTTAGGATTTAAATATAGCTCTACTATCAATGCAACACCATTTTCCCTGCAAAAACTTACTGCGCTCATGCTTCAACATTCTGTAATACAATTGGACGATATGCTTCCTTGGCTAGTACCAGATGACGAGACTATTATTAAAGAACACGAACAAGCAATGAAACAGGCTAAAGAGTACGTTCGTAAGTTAAGTATAATTTCAactaaagataaagaagaggtgccagaagaaaaagagaatccaCAG GCTAAATATGCAAGTAACCAAAAATTTGGTTTATGTGAAGCATTGTTAGAAATAGGAGCTTGGGAAGTAACGCAAGCTCTTTTTAGTCGATTACCGGAACATTGTTTTACAGATCAACGTCCTATTGCATTAGCCCTATGTAAAATGATTCAAGCTCTTATAGAGCCTGTTTATCGAAA ATATTGCATAATATCACCTAAATTACAAGGTCGAAAAATCCCTCcgttaaaaaattctcttgCACCAAAACCAATATGTAGTTTAGAAGAAATACATGACCAATTATTACCTATGTTAATAGTTCTTGGTCCCAATTTACATCATGATCCAATTTTGTTATACAAAGTTATGAGATTATGTCATGCTGCTATCAAACAATGTCCATTAGATGCAAACAAGCAACCAGTTGACAAGAACAGTACTCTTTATTATGATGTATTAACAATACTTGATGTAGCATTGTTACCCTCATTGTCTTTTATGGATTGTAATTGTTGTGTGGCAGAAGAATTatggaatattttaaaatactatCCATATCAGAATCGTTATTGTTTATATGCAAGATGGAAAAATGATACTCCTCTTCAACATGCGGCCCTCCTCAGAAAACGAGCAGATGCtcagaaaaagattaaatcaaTCATGAAAAGAGTCAGCAAAGAAACTATTAAACCTGTTGGAAGATCAATTGGTAAATTAACACATTCTTCTCCTGGGGTATTGTTTGATTATGTCCTTATACAGATTCAGTTGTATGATAATCTCATAg GACCAGTTGTAGActcattgaaatatttgacaAACATTTCTTATGACGTACTTGGATATTGTCTTGTGGAAGCATTAGCAGGAGCTGATAGAGATAGGTTTAAACATGATGGAACCAGTATATCTTTATGGTTACAGTCTCTTGCATCATTTTGTGGagctatttttaaaaaatataatatagaactTACAGGTCTATTGCAATATGTAGCGAATCAACTTAAAGCACAAAAAAG tttagatttattaatattaaaagaaatagtacAAAAGATGGCAGGCATTGAAGCTGCTGAAGAAATGACAGCAGATCAACTAGATGCCATGGCTGGAGgagatttattgaaaaatgag GCCGGATATTTTAGTCAGGTtcgtaatacaaaaaaatcgtCACAGCGCCTTAAAGAGGCTCTTGCTGAACATGATCTAGCTGTAGCTCTCTGTCTATTAATGGCACAACAAAAACATTGTGTTGTCTacagagaaacagataaaTCTCACCTCAAACTTGTtg gaaAATTATATGACCAATGTCAGGATACATTAGTACAATTTGGTACATTTCTGGGTTCTACGATGACAGTTGATGAATATGTAGAAAGATTACCATCTATACATTCTATGCTGCAGGACAATCACATACATGCAGATGTTGCATTCTTTCTTGCACGACCAATGTTTGCACATGCCATTaat ATCAAATACGACGCTCTTCGTAAAGCTGATccaaattacaaaaaaatgtcTAGTGCTATAAAACAAGCTAAATATGCAGAAGCTGCACAAGCTGTAATGGCACCAGTTGCTCAATCCGTTAGACCTTTACATCCATTAAAAGTATGGGAAGATATTTCACCACAATTTCTAGTTACATTTTGGTCATTGTCTATGTATGATCTATATGTTCCCGTTGAAAGTtatcaaagagaaattaataaattaaagcaACTTGCTATTCAAGCTGCAGATTCCAAAGATATG aatgctagtaaaggaaaaaaagaacaggaaaGATATACTACTTTAATAGAAAAACTacaagatgaaaaaagaaagcaagaagaaCATGTTGAGAAAGTATTTGCATATCTTAG gcAAGAAAAAGATTCTTGGTTTTTATCTCGAAGTGCAAAATCCgcaaaaaatgaaacaataacACAGTTTCTGCAATTATGTTTATTCCCTAGATGTACATTTACGACAGTAGACGCTATGTACTGTGCAAAATTTGTACACACCATTCATTCATTAAAGACTGCAAATTTTTCAACACTTCTTTGTTATGACAGA CTTTTTTGTGATATAACATATTCAGTCACTTCATGTACAGAAAATGAAGCAAACCGTTATGGTAGATTTTTATGTGCTATGTTGGAGACAGTAATGAGGTGGCATTCTGAAAGAGCTATATTTGACAAG gAATGTAGTAATTATCCAGGATTCGTTACTAAATTTCGTGTAAGCAATCAATTTTCTGAAGCAAATGACATGGTTGGTTTTGAAAATTATAGGCATGTATGCCATAAATggcattataaaattacaaag GCCATTGTAGTTTGCTTAGATTCTAAAGATTATGTGCAAATaagaaattctttaataatattaattaaaatattgccACATTTTCCTGTATTATCAAAACTTTCACAAATTTTGGAGCGTAAAGTtgataaagtaaaagaagaagaacgtggTCAACGTCAAGATTTACATATCCTAGCAACATCGTATAGCGGTCAATTAAAAGCTAGAACACCCTGTATGATACGCGAATCAGATTTTCATCATGTTGGCGATAAG GCGGGAAAAACACAGGATACATCAAATAATGATACAGTAGAGAAAGTTAGTAATGGAATTACATCTAAAGAGATAAGTAATGGCGATACtagaacagaaaaagaaaacaaagatcaAAGGGAAAAACGTACAGTGAACCAAGCACATCA CGAAAGTTCTGAAAAACTtcggaaaaaggaagaaagtaaagaCGGTACagacggaaaagaaaaacacactAAAAAAGAGGAATCAAAAGAAGACGATGGCATTGACAAGAAAGATCGCAAATATTATAAG GAAGAACATTACTATAGTGGTGGTGTGGATAATTTAGATAGAGATCTTTCTAGTGTGTCAAATAGTAGTGCCAGTTCAGGACCAACACCGGATGGAACAGATAGAG ATgccaaaagaagaaaacttgaAAGTATTCCAAAg GAAGGTAGGAGAACAGAAGGTActcttgaaaaaaaggaacgttctagcaaaacaaaaatacgagatgaacaaaaagaacttcgcagagaaaaaaaattaggacGAAAAAGG GATCGAGCAGAAGAATCTGCGGTAACGATTGAacaaaaacgaaggaaagatgATGAAAGAG CCAAAGGCGTACATCAAAATGGAGATGTAGCAGAACACAGAGAAAAACATCATTACAGCAAG GAAAAATCTCCATATACAAAGGAACGTACGCATGAACGCGAAGGACGTGAGAACAGAGACAAACA TAGAAGGAGTTCAGATCCCAAACGAAGATGA